From Oxyura jamaicensis isolate SHBP4307 breed ruddy duck chromosome 19, BPBGC_Ojam_1.0, whole genome shotgun sequence, the proteins below share one genomic window:
- the SSH2 gene encoding protein phosphatase Slingshot homolog 2 isoform X2 — MIPYFSDNAVISQGAIAQLISESFLTVKGAALFLPRGNGSSTPRISHRRNKHAGDLQQHLQAMFILLRPEDNIRLAVRLESTYQNRTRYMVVVSTNGRQDTEESIVLGMDFSSNDSSTCTMGLVLPLWSDTLIHLDGDGGFSVSTDNRVHIFKPVSVQAMWSALQSLHKACEVARSNNYYPGSLFLTWVSYYESHINSDQSSVNEWNAMQDVQSHRPDSPALFTDVPTERERTERLIKTKLREIMMQKDLENITSKEIRTELEMQMVCNLREFKEFIDNEMIVILGQMDSPTQIFDHVFLGSEWNASNLEDLQNRGVRYILNVTREIDNFFPGLFEYHNIRVYDEEATDLLAYWNDTYKFISKAKKNGSKCLVHCKMGVSRSASTVIAYAMKEYGWNLDRAYDYVKERRTVTKPNPSFMRQLEEYQGILLASKQRHNKLWRSHSDSDLSDHHEPICKSGLELNKKEITSSADQISEAKTNDNQQPMSPIYSAELDREQQLPEDANMIEETCVKERRIHLEFTCRDFHAEQMEDKLNLNNINGCTAGCCVDSVPTDNCHASEALMQLQRPLEITEFPDLTVDDLEKDALKPDMNVHLVPMEEFTSCLKDFPQSPNQNSLSPQQNAQPEVTDLSTDRIDFFSALEKFVELSQESRSRTCSHSRTEEQGSGRNGVSRVPALEVPPAADVGADARRNSSGNSPQASDDSSTDEEQQKEVPELPGAGHLTKSHSENAISVKEIITEIESINQGAAPAQQKEASATQTPKRNTVHDLPVEAVWASERVEQSEGACPGHQEKEREHLQAERDAAPSPQLSSSKPDVEESSPAGEQQSANPEPKWCPGSVRRATLEFEERLRQEQEHQHTPPVCVLPTRKNSRNDSAAAELLPRGKTDEPPLELAPEEDRARSEELLPPGAEQPAGRHLPVPRTNPARDPLPAEPSPGQDVPVQERRTVVSFDGTEEPALPSLLPRRIEIIEYTPTVRAADAGGELAAAVPPLDENLNPSLGSEKAPICPGALTLVNLSLPEHAVQKQATSTRGSPSEEGGGLSLHLSAASPSAQMASTLSDSPSRSSYPCVVHLEGVTEQSTSTDNEPVAPCGAEGDADLPFRDSSQPPCQGSAGSSRQLSGEDLSGHPAKNMDLLDISFLCYSLPHSSSSHSVEERSNNPGLVKQRAKEIEARIRHAGLTTPSHMKRSASLAKLDCLDLSKDDLSERQSASSNANPVLLTCVALGRGFRGGRLEEGSESPRGKHRHSSPPALRDPKPAQHFVEQLRTAECIAQSKPVERPLAQYAKDCGSSQQSLAPGTAPTWTTSSEGPPLLPDSLSAAQGLAVAPRQQHGRTHPLRRLKKTNDKKRTTNPLYNTM, encoded by the exons gGGATCTCCAGCAACACCTGCAGGCCATGTTCATACTGCTCCGCCCAGAAGACAACATCAGGCTG GCTGTAAGACTGGAAAGCACGTACCAGAACCGCACACGATACATGGTGGTAGTGTCTACCAACGGCAGGCAAGACACGGAGGAGAGCATCGTCCTAGGGATGGATTTCTCCTCTAACGACAG CAGCACTTGTACAATGGGTTTGGTGCTGCCGCTGTGGAGTGACACCTTGATCCACCTGGATGGGGACGG tgGGTTCAGCGTATCAACAGATAACAGGGTTCACATATTCAAGCCAGTGTCCGTACAGGCGATGTG GTCTGCTCTGCAGAGTTTACATAAGGCTTGCGAAGTGGCGCGAAGCAACAATTACTACCCGGGGAGCCTCTTCCTCACGTGGGTCAGTTACTATGAGAGCCACATCAACTCCGATCAGTCGTCGGTCAACGAGTGGAATGCTATGCAAGATGTGCAGTCCCACCGGCCCGACTCACCCGCCCTCTTCACAGATGT CCCAACTGAGCGGGAACGCACGGAACGGCTAATAAAGACCAAGTTAAGGGAGATCATGATGCAGAAAGATTTGGAGAACATCACATCAAAAGAG ATACGCACTGAGCTGGAGATGCAGATGGTGTGCAACCTGCGGGAGTTCAAAGAGTTCATCGACAATGAAATGATCGTGATCCTCGGGCAGATGGACAGCCCCACTCAGATATTTGATCATGTCTTTTTG ggctctgaATGGAATGCCTCCAACTTGGAAGACTTGCAGAACAGAGG GGTGCGGTATATTTTGAATGTGACTCGAGAAATAGATAACTTCTTCCCCGGCCTATTTGAGTACCATAATATTCGGGTGTACGATGAAGAAGCAACAGATCTCTTGGCTTACTGGAATGACACCTACAAATTCATCTCCAAGGCAAA GAAAAATGGTTCGAAGTGCCTGGTGCACTGCAAGATGGGAGTGAGCCGCTCGGCGTCCACGGTCATCGCCTACGCCATGAAGGAGTACGGCTGGAACCTGGACAGGGCCTACGACTACGTGAAGGAGCGGCGCACCGTCACCAAGCCCAACCCCAGCTTCATGCGGCAGCTGGAGGAATACCAAGGGATCCTGCTGGCCAG CAAACAGCGGCATAACAAGCTGTGGCGCTCGCACTCGGACAGCGACCTCTCAGACCATCACGAGCCCATCTGCAAGTCCGGGCTGGAGCTGAACAAAAAGGAGATCACCAGCTCGGCCGACCAGATCTCGGAGGCCAAGACCAACGACAACCAGCAGCCCATGTCTCCCATCTACTCAGCCGAGCtggacagggagcagcagctcccagaggaTGCGAACATGATCGAGGAGACGTGCGTGAAGGAGAGGAGGATCCACCTGGAGTTCACGTGTAGGGACTTCCACGCTGAGCAGATGGAGGACAAGCTGAACCTCAACAACATCAATGGCTGTACGGCAGGGTGCTGCGTAGATTCTGTCCCCACTGATAACTGCCATGCTTCCGAGGCCTTAATGCAGCTCCAGCGCCCCTTGGAAATAACGGAGTTTCCGGATTTGACGGTGGACGACCTAGAAAAAGATGCCCTTAAACCTGATATGAACGTGCACTTGGTTCCCATGGAAGAATTCACTTCGTGCTTAAAAGACTTCCCCCAGTCCCCAAACCAGAATTCCCTGAGTCCCCAGCAGAACGCCCAGCCCGAAGTGACAGACCTCAGCACAGACAGGATTGATTTCTTCAGCGCTTTAGAGAAATTCGTGGAGCTTTCTCAGGAGAGCAGGTCACGCACCTGCTCCCACTCCAGGACAGAGGAGCAAGGGAGTGGAAGGAACGGGGTCTCCAGGGTGCCCGCGCTGGAAGTGCCCCCAGCTGCAGACGTGGGTGCGGATGCTCGGAGGAACAGCTCTGGAAACTCCCCTCAGGCATCCGATGACTCTTCCACAGATGAAGAGCAACAAAAG GAGGTCCCCGAGCTGCCTGGCGCAGGCCATCTCACGAAGTCCCACTCAGAAAACGCCATTTCTGTGAAGGAAATCATCACAGAGATCGAGTCCATCAACCAGGGAGCAGCACCTGCCCAGCAGAAGGAGGCTTCCGCCACCCAGACACCAAAGAGGAACACGGTGCACGACCTGCCGGTGGAGGCAGTTTGGGCGTCGGAAAGGGTGGAGCAGAGCGAGGGAGCCTGCCCTGGACAccaggagaaggagagggagcaTCTGCAAGCTGAGCGAGACGCTGCCCCCTCGCCGCAGCTCTCTTCCTCTAAACCTGATGtggaggagagcagccctgcgggGGAGCAGCAGAGCGCCAACCCGGAGCCCAAGTGGTGCCCCGGTTCCGTCCGGCGAGCCACCTTGGAGTTCGAGGAGCGCttgaggcaggagcaggagcaccaGCACACGCCCCCGGTCTGCGTCTTACCGACCCGCAAGAATTCCAGGAACGACTCcgctgctgctgagctcttGCCACGGGGGAAGACGGATGAGCCACCCCTGGAGCTGGCTCCAGAGGAGGACAGGGCACGGagcgaggagctgctgcctccgggggcagagcagcctgcaggcaggcacCTGCCCGTGCCACGCACCAACCCCGCGCGGGACCCGCTGCCCgcagagcccagcccagggcaggacGTGCCAGTGCAAGAACGCAGGACAGTGGTCTCGTTTGATGGCACGGAAGAGCCAGCactgccttccctcctccccagaaGAATCGAAATCATCGAGTACACTCCCACGGTCAGGGCTGCTGACGCGGGCGGCGAGCTGGCCGCGGCCGTCCCTCCGCTAGATGAAAACTTGAACCCTTCGTTGGGCTCCGAGAAGGCACCGATCTGTCCCGGAGCTCTGACGCTGGTAAATCTGTCACTGCCAGAGCACGCGGTACAAAAGCAAGCCACCTCCacccggggcagccccagcgAGGAAGGTGGTGGGCTCTCTCTTCACCTCAGTGCTGCTTCCCCCTCTGCCCAGATGGCCAGTACGCTTTCGGACAGCCCCAGTCGCTCGTCGTACCCCTGTGTAGTTCACCTGGAAGGCGTCACCGAGCAGAGCACGAGCACGGACAACGAGCCAGTGGCGCCATGTGGCGCTGAGGGAGATGCAGATCTCCCGTTCAGGGACAGCAGCCAGCCTCCGTGCCAGGGCAGTGCTGGCTCCTCAAGGCAGCTGAGTGGCGAGGACTTATCCGGCCACCCTGCCAAAAACATGGACCTTCTGGACATCTCCTTCCTGTGCTACAGCCTtccccacagctccagcagccacagcGTGGAGGAGCGCAGCAACAACCCCGGACTGGTCAAGCAGCGGGCAAAGGAAATAGAAGCCCGGATCCGGCACGCGGGGCTCACCACGCCTTCCCACATGAAACGCTCCGCGTCCTTGGCCAAACTGGACTGCCTGGACCTCTCCAAGGACGACTTATCTGAGAGGCAGTCAGCCTCCTCCAACGCCAACCCCGTGCTTCTCACCTGCGTCGCCCTGGGTCGAGGCTTCCGCGGGGGGAGGCTGGAAGAGGGCTCGGAGAGCCCGCGGGGGAAGCACCGCCACTCCTCCCCGCCCGCCCTCCGGGATCCCAAACCTGCTCAGCATTTCGTAGAGCAGCTCAGAACAGCCGAGTGCATTGCCCAGAGCAAGCCGGTGGAGCGACCGCTGGCTCAGTACGCCAAAGACTGTGGCTCCAGCCAGCAGAGCTTGGCTCCCGGCACGGCTCCGACGTGGACTACCTCCTCGGAGGGTCCTCCGCTGCTCCCGGACTCCTTGTCGGCAGCGCAGGGCCTGGCTGTCGCCCCCCGGCAGCAGCACGGTAGAACTCACCCCTTGAGGAGACTCAAAAAGACCAATGATAAAAAGCGGACAACCAATCCCCTCTATAATACGATGTGA